A stretch of the Neodiprion lecontei isolate iyNeoLeco1 chromosome 4, iyNeoLeco1.1, whole genome shotgun sequence genome encodes the following:
- the LOC107220481 gene encoding uncharacterized protein K02A2.6-like — MEVIIKLHPWSWPEKPWKRVHTDFLGPYKGHNFLLIVDARTKWPEIFVMKSTMAQQTIKVFQQTFARHGLPRQIVSDNGPQFTSDEFTRFVSSAGIKHIRSAVRHPASNGAAENLVRSFKRKLKIMLKNGKTAQEAVDAFLFEYRSTQHCTTGETPAKLMLGRQIRTKFDLMRPDIKKHQEQAVHRQERNARGGRTTQFSRGERVWAKNFSRNEPPWTEATTEQRLGPVTYTVKLDSGGVVKRHVDQLVRGGALMTSSKPEAANGQDARQPARRSPRLNRQQA, encoded by the coding sequence ATGGAAGTTATAATAAAACTGCACCCGTGGAGTTGGCCGGAAAAACCGTGGAAAAGGGTGCACACGGACTTCCTGGGACCGTACAAAGGACACAACTTCCTACTAATAGTAGACGCGAGGACGAAATGGCCCGAGATCTTCGTCATGAAAAGCACCATGGCGCAACAAACAATAAAAGTCTTCCAACAAACATTCGCTAGGCACGGGCTCCCACGGCAAATCGTCAGTGACAACGGACCACAATTCACGAGCGACGAGTTCACGAGGTTCGTGAGCAGCGCGGGAATCAAGCACATACGATCGGCAGTAAGACACCCCGCGTCAAACGGGGCAGCGGAGAATCTGGTGAGGTCATTCAAGAGAAAACTGAAGATCAtgttaaaaaatgggaaaacaGCACAGGAAGCCGTCGACGCATTCTTATTCGAATACCGATCGACTCAACATTGCACGACAGGAGAAACGCCGGCCAAATTAATGCTCGGCAGACAAATACGAACGAAATTCGACTTAATGCGACCCGACATAAAGAAACATCAGGAGCAAGCGGTGCACAGACAGGAACGGAACGCAAGAGGGGGAAGGACGACACAATTTTCGAGAGGGGAAAGGGTGTGGGCGAAAAACTTCAGCCGAAACGAGCCACCGTGGACGGAAGCCACGACCGAGCAAAGATTAGGACCAGTGACGTATACGGTAAAACTGGACTCGGGCGGCGTAGTCAAACGCCACGTGGATCAGCTGGTGAGGGGAGGGGCTCTGATGACATCATCAAAACCCGAGGCAGCAAATGGGCAAGACGCTCGTCAACCAGCACGACGATCACCGCGATTGAACAGACAACAAGCGTAA